The nucleotide sequence CTTGCAGAGGGGGAGGTGTGATGTCTTCAGGGGACTGAGATTGTGCAGAGATGCAGTGGGTGTGGCTGGGTGCTCATGTTTACATTGAACCCGCTCTGATGCCTTTTGAACCCGAGATCCACGGGCCcgatcacacacatcacacgGAGGACTCTCAGATCCCCGCCCTCTCAGTTTGTAGATAGCCCCTGACTGACCCTGGTGTAAATTGGACAGAGATGAAAACGACCTCCTGTCATCTGGGAAAAATGCATTTGAAGTTTGTGagggtttttctttttcagcagaCTGCTTTCTAAACAAAATGCTTTATACTGATAAATGCTGCTTTGACGTTTGTGTTTGATCTCTCTTTGATTTGCCCATGAGGACTGTCTGTCCTCTCAAGCTTTCAAAGACAGCATTCTTATCTTTCCTAAGGTAAAAGCTGGTCAAGGAAATGTTTGGAATATTTTAGAAATAAACTTTTATAGTGTTGAGTGCATAAAAAGTCATAGCATGACTGCAAATACtttatttgaacacattttagCAACTTCAAATGCTCTTCAAGTACGTCCACAGTGCCTTTTTGATTCATCAAACTTCAATAACTATTATAAACAAGCTCATTTTACATGGATCTTAACTTATATGTCATGTTATCCTAAAGTGTTTTCTTGTATAAGTTAGTTCATAGCATGATTTCATGTGCAGTGTTAGAATCAGCATCAGGTTTCACTTTGACAGAGGGTCAAAGTAAAGCTCAGGGGGGGTTAAGGGTTCAGCGTAGATCCCAACAAGTGTGTAATGCCGATatctgtgtgtgtccgtgtgagtgtgtgtgttgtgccaGCTGAGGAGGGTAAGGTTACTGTCACACAGAGCTGCTTTGTCTGCAGAAGAAAAACATACTCTCAAGGCATGTGTGCACCACGTATAAGGACACGCGCTCACACACGGACACACGTTCACTGAATGTCTTTCTGCATGAGCCCCCAAATGTTCTTTTATGAAGACAAACAATATGTGTGTGCAAGGTTTCTCAACTGGAACCTGTTCTCCATTCTGTATTTGCTCCTTGTTGTTCCAACTGTCAGCTGTTTGAGTAGATTTGTCCATCAGAGTGAAGGAAATGTGGAGACAGTGCTGATGAAAGTTTGATACAATGTGAAACTGaaatcatcattaaaacatcacaaatctgcatcatatTTCAAAtctcccttgtgtgtgtgtgtgtgtgtgtgtgcgtgcgtgcgtgtgcgtgcgtgcgtgcgtgtgtgtgtgtgtgtgtgtgtgtgtgtgtgtgtgtgtgtggaatcaGAAACAAGGCTGTTAAAGACGACTGGAGTGACCTTACTTTATGAACTTAACCTGGTTTTGATACCTTACACACTTGTGTAATACATGCATTTTTATGTTgggatgtatgtatgtattctctgctccgtgtgtgtgtgtgtgtgtgtgtgtgtgtgtgtgtgtgtgtgtgtgtgtgtgtgtgtgtgtgcagacagacaTAAGGGACAGATCACTAAAAGAGGTTATCAGTTCAGGATAAAGCAGCCTGTCAGAGAGTCATCCATCACCTGCATTCCTCTGCAGCACCGCTCCTGGCACCACCAGGAGCTACACACtctacatctgtgtgtgtgtgtgtgtgtgtgtgtgtgtgtgcgtcagcGTATGGATATGCACATTGTCGATTGATTCTCTGGGCTTGTCTTGTTTTACTTGTTGGTGTTtgcttcttctttctctgaTGCTTTACAGTCCATATAcagcaatatatatatatatttatcagCATACTCATCCTCTTTCCCCTGCAGGTCCCGTGTGTCTATCAGTGACAGTGAGCAGCAGCAAACCTAAAGTGGAGGTCCATGAACACTCAGGTGAGACTGTTTCTAAACTCTCTTTCACACATTAGTCTTTAGAATACACTCAGTGTTAACCTCCGGCCAGTGccaactgcagttccttcagtgtccgcttgaggctggctccggaagtaccggaaaccacatacacacaaattaaaaaaagctgatcttcacagcagaaataaacatgtttacagcctggcacaaataaacaagtgtagtctgaataacaaatttcttgattggcacacactgtgtgacagttatgttgagttcagcattttcaatatggctcccaccgattggcttccaaacagcgcctcagaaacagatgagtgacgtcacggatactacgtccattctttatacagtctatgggtacaaCATTACCTCATGTCAGTGACACATTTGGTTCTTTTGAACATTAACATCTCAATTCAATGTTTTATCTATTAACCAGAATTAAAGAGCAGCTTGAACCCCCCTAAGCTACCACCCCCCTGTCTCACCTCAGCACTAATTCGCAATTTGAGGCACAGAACTCCTGATATCTGCTTTTCTGATTGGCACAGTTTCCAAAACCAACATGAGACAAATGTATGCATAACTCAAACAGATTCTTTGTTTTCAAGGACACCATAcgaaacatatttttatttctttttttatgtgttttatcaGCATTTTTTGAAATTATAGCATCATCACATGTACATTGCATGAACATACAGACATAGTAGTATCCTCTCCACCTGTCCCTCCCTACCCCTCCATCCCAGCATAACAGCAACAAATATCTGGAATTAAAGGTCACATCAATTGACATCTGTTACAATGTCGGTtgagcaagcacacacacacacacacacacacacacacacacacacacacacacacacacacacacacacacacacacacacacacacggagcagagaatacatacatacataccaACATAAAAATGCATGTATTACACAAGTGTGTAAGGTATCAAAACCAGGTTAAGTTCATAAAGTAAGGTCACTCCAGTCGTCTTTAACAGCCTTGTTTCtcatttccacacacacacacacacacacacacacacggacacacacacgcacacacacatgcacgcacgcacacacacacacacacacaagggaaaaaaaataaatacaaaaacagattataaaataaataggtataatttaaacaaaaaactggataaaagggaaaaaaataaataaaaaaatatatttttggggataAATCAATGCACcgaaaaacagcaaacatgatCTCATGCTACAAATAtgtaggagaaaaaaaacagcagccagTGCACAATGAAACATCCATGTTTACTTTCAGCTTATCAGGAGTTTCACAAAAACATGACGAGAAAAAGGTCTACCAATTCCAACATGGCCAGAATTGTGTCTACATTAGATTAATGCCTTTTTTTGCTGCTcttatttccctcctctcagACGCTGTGCTGTCCTGCGAGTTCAGGACAGAGAAAGATCAGAGCCCTCGAATCGAATGGAAGAAGACGGGAAAGGGGGTCAAATTTGTGTATTTTAATCACAAATTTATTGGTGAGTGAAGAATAACCTTTACATGCCTCCTCTGAACTAATAAGGCTGATATTTTGGTTTTTTCCTTCCTATCAGCCATTCATTATTACATCTCATATAAAGCATTTTCCATTTTCTCCTTCATCTCACCAAAATTTTCCCCTTCAGACTCTTATGCGAAACGAGCAGAGATCGAGGGAGCCACGCTGACGTTACACTCTGTTACTCAGAAAGACACGGGGGAGTACCGCTGTGAGGTCACTGCCAGTGCGGACAACGTCAACCTCGGAGAGGCCATTGTGACCCTGAACGTGCTTGGTATAATAAGAATCCTTTATTTGGTCTTGCTAATACTGCTAATAATAATCTTATTTCACTTCAATTTATTGctgtaaaagctgtttttcctctttgcgTCCTCAGTTCCTCCTCACGTCCCATCCTGTGAGATTCCGGGCTCGGTGTTTGTGGGTAAAGGCCTGGATCTCCTCTGCAAGGACAAACTCAGCGTTCCTCCTGCCACCTACCGCTGGTTCAAAGACAACAAGGCTATGATGGCCACAGTAGACACGCCGTACAGCATCGATACAAACAAAGGCACACTGGTGAGTACAACCTGAAGTACACAAACTCTTATTTATATTCACCcagaagtaaacaaacacagttgtTTACTTTCCAGAGCTTCTACTCACTAATCAAACTATCTCATCTTATTGTTGTCTGGAGCAGAAGTTTAAGAGCGTGTCCAAAACAGACGCTGGGATGTACCGCTGTGAGTCCTCCAACAATGTGGGGGCACCAAAGAGCTGTGTGGCCCACCAACTAAAAGTTGTTGATTGTAAGAGGTTTTGTTAATATTATTCCTATGAGTTCACACATCATGTTCTTTTTGACAAACACAGAGGCTCTCTTTCTTCACTCCCCAGATCCGTGGAATATGACGATTTTGATAGCAGGAGCTGCTGGTTTTCTGATTCTCACCCTCCTCtgctgcatctgtgtgtgtgtctgcagacacagaggcTGCTGCAAGAGTGAGTAATGggttgtgttgttgtatttaaatgtgtgtgagagagagatgccTGAGTAAGTGCCTGTCATGACATCATTCGAAAGTTGGTTAGACAATTAAGCACAACCCCGACTCCAAAACAGTTGAGACACTGtgtaaaaagttgaaaaatcaaacagaatTGATGATTTTGAAAtcatttaaagcttttatttcattgaaaatGGTGCAGAGACAACATTTCTAATCATTTAGTATTCttttacataaaatattttctattttttataaatataattttCACATTAAAACCCCTTCTCAGTAAAAACCTTGTCACTTGCATAAGCACCGATCAGTTTTTTGGCATGGTTGTTATTGACACTTGCCTTTTCTTCTGCTTTCTCTTGCTCTTGACAGTTGTCCAgcttattgttgttatttggttTAACCACAACCTGACTGTTTCACTTCAGTCTAACTGCTCCTACCATCTTTGTTTCCAGCTGCAGGAAGCAGCTGTTAGAACTATACGCGCCCTcttgtaaactgtaaacaactGACTCAGAAGCAAAGAGgtgtttttgaatatttctctaCTTTCTCTACACAACATCGCAGAAACAGTTGAAAACTGCTGCATAAGTATGTCAGGCCAGTAGGTAGTGAGAATGTGTGATCAGTCTGTCACATCAAACATCATAAAAGAACAAAGTACGCACGTGTACTGATTCTTTAAACTGTGTATAGAGCAGAAAATCAAAAAATGGAACCGTGATACATGTAACTGCTCTCGCGCCGCAGTACAATGATGAAGAACTGCGAGGTTCCCTCTGAACATAAAATTAAACCAGACAAACAAACCTGTAGCCATCTTGGAGCATGCacaacacataaacaacaattgTCGGACGCAGGGGTGCCAGCATTTCCCAAAACGTTTGTCTTTGCTGTCCACACGGAAACATCAAAACTGAGTTTTCAAAAATCTCCAAATTGGAAGGTGCTTTTGAAAACCTGTTTTCAGTGTCTTTAAACTTTGGTCACATATGGCGGTAAGGCCAAAACATagggaaaaaaatatgttttcaagaTACCCACATACGCGTTGACAGGGCCGCCCGACCACATGTACCagctgatagtgaaactgcttttttagcatcacttatgatttaaaaagttaggaagtggtttatatgtaatttgataattttcacagcacataaaaacgtagttccccccatcaaaaaaagaagaaaaaagaaaaacagaacgagcgctgtgcattatgggaaacagtacgcaaggcagactggtccgatgcatactgagaaatttttcCAAACCAGTAGACATCTGgatagttttggcatactgcagattttgctcttgttcacatacttcttactacatactgaatttcggccaaatcagtacgtactgctagtatagtaggcagtttcaaaaacagccatcgTCTAGGTGGGATGCAAGTTTGAATGCAATCAGCTTGATTCGTTCACCCAGAGGCCAACTTTTTGAAGACATCTCTCCTGGTATAAAGTCTGTGTAAAGTCTAGATGAACCGATATGTAATCGCAGCAGATAGTAGTGCAACACTTGAAACGTGAGCGAGTAGGCAGGGCGATGAGGGTGGATTAAGTTGAGTTTTACTGCTTTATATTTGAAAGCTGTCAGTTGTTGTGTTTGAGAGTTTTTAGAGACTAGCTAGTGGATATAGAACATTAAGCTGGTAAGAGCCAGATATTTTTCTGATGAGAGCTGAAAGGGAGTAATTACTGGATTTAAAGATGTGCAGAAAAATAGCTTTTTTATCCGTACTGGAGGTAATTAATAATtaatctgcagaaacagataaaGAGTCACGAGTGTGGTCATAAAAATGTTAACTGCTGTTTCCCTTTTCTACCCTATTTGTTGTATCTGAACAgagaacaagaaaacaaaaaggtaaGGCTTTCACTTTTCATCTTGACTCTTGTTTTGGCCTGTAgcggtgtgtgttttttagtgATAATGAGCCCACACTGAACTTCTACCCTTTGTCTTTCAGCACGAAGTCCTACAACCCTCaacctcctccgcctcctcccaTCCGCAACGTGAGTGATCACGGTTGTTATCGTGTCAGGGCTTGTTTTGCTCGCTGCCTTGAATTTAGGTTGCCATTAAATTGTGTTGATAAGACGCTGATAACACTGGTCCCATGCTAATTATGGGAAATGATTCATTGcatgtctctctgctctctacagCTCAAGCACTACAAACAAACTCAGTCCTTCATGATCTGAAGGGGAAAACTCTCTGACTTTGACTTCAAACCACCTACAATCTAAAGTGAACTCTTGTGAGACGCTGGAAAGTTACTCCTCAGTCCCGTCTCTATTGGATGGCTGCTCACAACTCTCTGGGAAGGACAAACACACCAAAACTGTGTCGACATTTTAGAGGACTAGATGATATCTGCTATAACAGAAAAATCCTGGTCATGCTATTCTTGGGTGTGTCTGCATTTTTAAAACCCTGTTTAAACTCCACAGACTACTCGGGCACAACAAGTCAGCCTTACAGTTGAAGTTCTGGATCTCTTGTGCCACCTGTGGGCATGCCAAGTGTGTCTCATCCACACTGACGATTTCACTTTGTATAGACTTTATCCTTTTATATTTAGATGcagaagttttgtttttatgatattttctttttgtaatttttatgtattttataaaTCATGTTGTAATAGTATGTTGATCTCATTATCAGTCTTTGTTGAATATTTGgctgtaaaaattcaaatatgtGAATTGACAACAAATGAACAGGTGTCTACTCACACTGAATGATGTTATGACGCTTTTAAAACAGTATGTGGATCAGTCTGTCTCTTTATCAGTGAAGTAATATTTAAAGAAGCTGGAACACTGGAATCCAAGCAGATATTAGATCATTGGATCATCTGCATAGTATCGAATGTGTTGACACATACAGTAGGTCGTAGCCTCTTCAATTTAAGCTATGTGTGTATTATGCTCTTTCAATGTTAATCATAATGTTGGTCACTTGGTCCATGTAAGAAACTCAGAATGACTATCTTTATAAGTTTCTGTGAAATATAGATATTAGTTCCCCTAGGAATAATTTTTTGCAgattatgacatttataaattaTCCGTTGCCTTTGTTACTAGCTAAATCCCCCAAAAGTAGGCTATGAATGTACCTCTATGTTAAATGCACTGTCTCGGAagatggctgttcaacatgattctggttctgcttgtgAAGAGGATGTTTTGTCTcgctgctgctgtaacttgttaTTCGTGCTTTGCCCAtcgattaaagctggggttggtagtcagatttagattcacttttattatactggttaatggcaatcaatacataatgtgttctttaaaaagagcgggaaaaaaagccgctatctacagctggagtaaacctgggaatacaccaaccaatccctgcctttgggagccaaaatatgaaaccaatcaaatcccgtcctgccgttctgcccgcctcctgcgcgtacatttcatgtttgtttgtgtttttaactttcactatgttaatgttttggtgttttcttactgctgagtgagacagagtgagagttgacgtagtgcaaaacacaaacaatgtgctgaggaccggttttaaatcagtcacgatcatatggtcgcgaagcagCG is from Notolabrus celidotus isolate fNotCel1 chromosome 10, fNotCel1.pri, whole genome shotgun sequence and encodes:
- the jam2b gene encoding junctional adhesion molecule 2b, producing MKMLALPLLIILLQSPVCLSVTVSSSKPKVEVHEHSDAVLSCEFRTEKDQSPRIEWKKTGKGVKFVYFNHKFIDSYAKRAEIEGATLTLHSVTQKDTGEYRCEVTASADNVNLGEAIVTLNVLVPPHVPSCEIPGSVFVGKGLDLLCKDKLSVPPATYRWFKDNKAMMATVDTPYSIDTNKGTLKFKSVSKTDAGMYRCESSNNVGAPKSCVAHQLKVVDYPWNMTILIAGAAGFLILTLLCCICVCVCRHRGCCKKNKKTKSTKSYNPQPPPPPPIRNLKHYKQTQSFMI